A stretch of the Uranotaenia lowii strain MFRU-FL chromosome 3, ASM2978415v1, whole genome shotgun sequence genome encodes the following:
- the LOC129753567 gene encoding 40S ribosomal protein S25 isoform X1 yields the protein MPPKKDTKSSAKQPQKTQKKKEGSGGGKAKKKKWSKGKVRDKLNNQVLFDKATYEKLYKEVPAYKLITPSVVSERLKIRGSLAKRGLRELCVKGLIKQVVHHHAQVIYTRTTKGDDPVA from the exons CCTCCAAAAAAGGACACCAAGTCGTCGGCAAAGCAGCCGCAAAAGACGCAGAAGAAGAAGGAGGGATCCGGAGGCGGTAAGGCCAAGAAGAAGAAGTGGTCCAAGGGAAAGGTTCGCGATAAGCTGAACAACCAGGTCCTATTCGATAAGGCCACCTACGAAAAACTGTACAAAGAAGTGCCCGCCTACAAGTTGATCACCCCTTCAGTTGTTTCCGAACGTCTGAAGATCCGAGGATCCCTGGCCAAGCGAGGACTGCGAGAGTTGTGCGTGAAGg GTCTGATCAAACAGGTCGTTCACCATCATGCCCAGGTTATCTACACCCGCACGACCAAGGGAGATGATCCAGTTGCGTAA
- the LOC129753567 gene encoding 40S ribosomal protein S25 isoform X2, whose product MPPKKDTKSSAKQPQKTQKKKEGSGGGKAKKKKWSKGKVRDKLNNQVLFDKATYEKLYKEVPAYKLITPSVVSERLKIRGSLAKRGLRELCVKGLIKQVVHHHAQVIYTRTTKGDDPVA is encoded by the exons ATG CCTCCAAAAAAGGACACCAAGTCGTCGGCAAAGCAGCCGCAAAAGACGCAGAAGAAGAAGGAGGGATCCGGAGGCGGTAAGGCCAAGAAGAAGAAGTGGTCCAAGGGAAAGGTTCGCGATAAGCTGAACAACCAGGTCCTATTCGATAAGGCCACCTACGAAAAACTGTACAAAGAAGTGCCCGCCTACAAGTTGATCACCCCTTCAGTTGTTTCCGAACGTCTGAAGATCCGAGGATCCCTGGCCAAGCGAGGACTGCGAGAGTTGTGCGTGAAGg GTCTGATCAAACAGGTCGTTCACCATCATGCCCAGGTTATCTACACCCGCACGACCAAGGGAGATGATCCAGTTGCGTAA
- the LOC129753561 gene encoding uncharacterized protein LOC129753561, with amino-acid sequence MSIYHVLMSMQVNPSSYSPTRVCSPDYDHSSVQFDLSMQQEIRGIPVSHRPLLIPRIFEAKYRHVDADKMYFTDGSLIEETTGFGVFNEISSASHSLQPPCSVYVAELAAIHWALDSIASRPDGHYYIVTDSLSSVEAIHSIKPGKHSPYFLEKIRNNLSALSKRRFTITFVWVPSHCSIVGNEKADSLAKVGAMEGDTYQREIVFSEFYYLARRNSLVNWQRKWDEDEQGRWFHSIIPKTRYSIVLILLAAIYVVVAKVTMTSSILFGRARSILSPERIL; translated from the exons atgtctatataccatgtcctcatgtcaatgcaggtaaacccttcttcgtattctccaactcgtgtttgtagcccagactacgatcattcttctgtccagtttgatttgtctatgcagcaggaaattcgtggaatcccggtctcgcatcgccctcttctgattccaagaattttcgaagctaaatatagacacgtcgatgctgataaaatgtactttaccgatggatctcttatagaggaaacaacaggatttggagtgttcaacgaaatatctagcgcctctcacagtcttcagccaccatgctctgtatatgtagcggagttagcagctattcactgggctttggacagtatcgcaTCACGGCCAGAtggacactactatattgtaacggatagtctgagctctgttgaagcaatccattcgataaaaccgggaaagcactcgccgtacttcctcgagaagatacgaaataatttgagtgctttatcaaaacgtcgctttaccatcacctttgtttgggttccctctcattgctcgatagtgggcaatgagaaggctgactctctggcaaaggtgggagcgatggaaggcgacacgtatcaacgtgaaatcgtcttcagcgaattttactatttggctcgaagaaactctcttgtcaactggcagcgcaaatgggacgaggatgagcagggtcggtggttccactcgattatcccaaag acgcggtactctatcgttttgatattgctggcagcaatctatgtggttgtggccaaggttaccatgacatcgagcatattgtttggtcgtgcgaggtccatcttgtcgccagaacgaattttatag